The proteins below are encoded in one region of Brassica napus cultivar Da-Ae unplaced genomic scaffold, Da-Ae ScsIHWf_2618;HRSCAF=3367, whole genome shotgun sequence:
- the LOC125601599 gene encoding protein IWS1 homolog 1-like, which yields MGFEDDPYRDVDGEPLVDLDDDFGGDDREPLEDFEDNLADDMGDWDGEGSQTPLYDNDKVKPRKRLVKKASSDKQTIDVPELIDEDVEDAVFDEYMEGRGGGTEYDDKVGRKRKNEKERSSSGGGKEKRYKLPSRGERKSEEIDEMWKSIAHNPENDEEGVRTMDDDNFIDDTGVDPSERYGGDGGDRSPTHYPQAEEGEDDDEVNNLFKMGKKKKKAERNPAEIALLVENVMAELEVTAEEDAELNRQGKPAINKLKKLSLLTNVLGKKQLQTEFLDHGVLTLLKNWLEPLPDGSLPSINIRAAILRILTDFPIDLEQYDRREQLKKSGLGKVIMFLSKSDEETTSNRRLAKDLVDKWSRPIFNKSTRFEDMRNLDEDRAPYRRPPVKKPVNKASTMESRDGDFDLDIRQRKSGLTSGQSSRGDSSRNMTMRPEATPMDFLIRPQSKIDPDEVRARAKQVSQDQRRVKMNKKLQQLKGPKKKRLQATTVSVEGRGMTKYL from the exons ATGGGTTTCGAGGATGATCC GTACCGTGATGTGGATGGGGAGCCGTTGGTGGACTTGGATGATGACTTCGGAGGAGACGATCGTGAGCCACTTGAGGACTTTGAAGACAACTTAGCCGATGATATGGGGGACTGGGATGGCGAAGGTTCACAAACGCCTCTTTACGACAACGATAAAGTCAAACCCAGGAAACGGTTGGTGAAGAAAGCGTCTAGTGATAAACAGACTATCGATGTTCCTGAGTTGATTGACGAGGATGTGGAGGATGCGGTGTTCGATGAGTACATGGAAGGAAGAGGAGGTGGTACAGAGTATGATGATAAGGTtgggaggaagaggaagaatgagaaagagaggagtAGTAGTGGCGGTGGGAAGGAGAAGAGGTATAAGCTCCCAAGCCGCGGTGAGAGGAAGTCTGAAGAGATTGATGAGATGTGGAAATCTATTGCACATAACCCTGAG aatgatgaagaaggtGTTAGGACTATGGATGACGACAATTTCATCGATGATACTGGTGTGGATCCTTCTGAGAGGTATGGAGGTGATGGGGGAGACCGGTCTCCAACTCATTATCCTCAG GCAGAGGAGggtgaggatgatgatgaggtTAATAACCTTTTCAAaatgggaaagaaaaagaagaaggctgAAAGAAATCCTGCGGAAATCGCTCTCTTGGTTGAGAATGTGATGGCTGAGCTTGAGGTCACtgctgaggaagatgcagaacTCAATAGACAGGGGAAGCCTGCTATCAACAAGCTTAAGAAACTTTCCCTTCTTACCAATGTTCTTGGGAA GAAGCAGCTTCAAACAGAATTCTTGGACCATGGAGTTCTAACTCTGCTGAAGAATTGGCTTGAGCCTCTTCCTGATGGAAGCTTGCCAAGTATAAACATTCGTGCAGCTATTCTGAGGATTCTTACTGAT TTTCCAATTGACCTGGAGCAGTATGATCGGAGGGAACAATTGAAAAAGAGTGGGCTTGGGAAG GTCATTATGTTCTTATCAAAGTCCGACGAGGAAACTACTTCAAACAGAAGACTTGCTAAGGATTTGGTTGATAAATGG TCTCGTCCGATTTTCAACAAGAGCACAAGGTTTGAAGACATGAGAAATCTTGATGAAGATAGGGCTCCCTATAGAAGGCCACCAGTGAAGAA ACCTGTCAACAAAGCTTCGACAATGGAGTCCAGAGATGGTGATTTTGACTTAGATATCCG GCAACGAAAATCTGGTCTGACTTCGGGTCAGAGTTCGAGGGGAGATTCGTCCAGGAACATGACCATGAGACCAGAAGCAACTCCTATGGACTTTCTGATTCGTCCTCAGTCCAAGATTGACCCAGATGAGGTCAGAGCCCGTGCTAAACAGGTTTCTCAGGACCAGCGTCGAGTGAAG ATGAACAAGAAACTGCAGCAGCTAAAAGGACCAAAGAAGAAGCGTTTGCAAGCCACTACGGTGAGCGTGGAAGGTCGGGGTATGACCAAGTACCTATAA